Below is a window of Picosynechococcus sp. PCC 7002 DNA.
GAAAGTGCGGTTTGTCCTCCCGACCAAAATTGGGGAGGTCTTAATCACCGATCAAGTCAGCGCCGACCTGATCACCGACGTTTTAGCACCCGCCCTCTGCTAGAAATTTAGGGGGATGTCTGCTCTGCCACCCATTCAATCACCTGTTTATCGATCTGCCACCCATTCAATCACCTGTTTACCGATGGAGACCCCATCGAGGCGATCGGCTTCCCGGACACCTGTGGGACTGGTGACATTCACCTCCGTCACATAGCCACCAATAATATCGAGGCCGACAAAATATAACCCATCGGCCCTGAGTTGGGGAGCTAAGGTTGCGGCAATTTCCCGGTCGCGCTCCGTAATATCCACCTGGGCGATGCGACCACCAACGGCCATATTGCCCCGGAAATCGTCCCCCGTCGGAATGCGGTTTACGGCCCCAATCGGGTCTCCATCCAAGACGATCAGACGCTTATCGCCTGCCTGGGCAGCGGGCAAAAATTCCTGCACCATCACCGGCTCTTTCCCCTGTTTGGTGCTGATTTCTACGAGGGAATTAAAATTGCGATCGCCTTTTTTGATTAACAAAATCCCTTCCCCTGCTTTCCCACCGAGGGGCTTTAAAACGGCTTTTCCTTTGGCTTCGATAAATTGTCGTGCCACTGCCTTTTCTGTAGTGATAATGCTGGCGGGAATCACCGTGGGAAACCGGAGGGCGTAGAGTTTTTCGTTGGCGGCGCGGATCCCCTGGGGATTATTCAACACCAGGGTTTTGGTGGGGATGAGCAAATCTAAAATGTAGGTGGCATAGAGATATGCCGAAGTCACAGGCGGATCGGTGCGCATAAAGACCGCATTCATCTCCGTGAGGGGCAACAATTTCCGTTCTCCGAGGCGAAACCAATGTTCCTCAGCAACCCAGAGACCATTTTCCAAACGCA
It encodes the following:
- the gshB gene encoding glutathione synthase translates to MKLAFILDPIANLDPCHDTTVAFMEAAQLLGHEVWITTMEQLSVVDHQAWATLQAVQLEPVRLENGLWVAEEHWFRLGERKLLPLTEMNAVFMRTDPPVTSAYLYATYILDLLIPTKTLVLNNPQGIRAANEKLYALRFPTVIPASIITTEKAVARQFIEAKGKAVLKPLGGKAGEGILLIKKGDRNFNSLVEISTKQGKEPVMVQEFLPAAQAGDKRLIVLDGDPIGAVNRIPTGDDFRGNMAVGGRIAQVDITERDREIAATLAPQLRADGLYFVGLDIIGGYVTEVNVTSPTGVREADRLDGVSIGKQVIEWVADR